The DNA sequence AAAAAGTGTATTTCCCGACTAAAAAAATAAAATTTTAATAAATGGGACACAAATATTTTACAAAGTAGCATTTGCCATAAGTAAATCGACATTAGGATGGTCTGCTCCTCCCAGCGCCTCCTCCGTAATATTAATACTTTCCGCATTATCCATATAAGCTATGCTGATAAGCTCACGGCTATTAGGTGGAATAAGGGCTATACTGATCATTTCTCCATTGATATCAGCCCATACTTGATACTGTTTACCCTTGGGAAGGATGGGAAGTTTTGTTGGGTCCAGCCAGCCTTCTTTAAGGGTAGGATTCCAATGAGCAACAGCAAAGTGAGCAGGAGCAATTTCTGTTCCTGCTAATACAATTGATTGCGTATGTGGATGTTGAATTTTGTCCAACATTAATAACTGTGCCTGGACTTTGTCTTGTGATGTCTGGCAGTACGTTTTTAAAGCAGCATGTTCAGCTTCAATTTGGAGGATATCTTTTTGTTGATGCTGGTTGTTGCGGAATAAGTAAAAAGAAAGGAAAGCTAGTACAATGGTGGTCAAGAGCGACCAATTGAAACGATAATGACTATCACTCACGTAAGCATTTGCGTCGTAAGCTTCCGCAGGGTATTGGGACTTTGGAGGGGGGATAGCATGTTGAAGTGCATATTGATCCATCGCCTGATGTAAGGCATTCAGCTCATTGTTTAGCTCTGGAAACTTGTGTAAATATTGTTGTACGATCTTATCCTCTTCAGGAGAGGTAAGTCCTAGGACAAATTGCTCTAATAATCCCGAGTTCAAA is a window from the Lewinella sp. LCG006 genome containing:
- a CDS encoding anti-sigma factor, whose protein sequence is MNKQQFLNSGLLEQFVLGLTSPEEDKIVQQYLHKFPELNNELNALHQAMDQYALQHAIPPPKSQYPAEAYDANAYVSDSHYRFNWSLLTTIVLAFLSFYLFRNNQHQQKDILQIEAEHAALKTYCQTSQDKVQAQLLMLDKIQHPHTQSIVLAGTEIAPAHFAVAHWNPTLKEGWLDPTKLPILPKGKQYQVWADINGEMISIALIPPNSRELISIAYMDNAESINITEEALGGADHPNVDLLMANATL